One Erpetoichthys calabaricus chromosome 9, fErpCal1.3, whole genome shotgun sequence genomic region harbors:
- the si:ch73-103b9.2 gene encoding uncharacterized protein C16orf46 homolog: MYFRSGVYTDDSSGSSTNTMDERLDENSDDDDESGICHADEKYVEVLLNISQEARSPSHNVFHLGWEDAIEGWGRPTRSASVATQKKNIKTKPTDSEYHCVLCLKPMQFPECPDLQKVDCTQGEKKRVESPPARCNSASKKETYSIKTNTMQASQPPSKQDKNQPVVCKEKSEEADCCVLKESQYIRNERPAQCLSTRDNVPHEGLAANSLAVLPPIKQAISTDVKSPTTPVRENEIIFIDSGNKMGNVDSDKTLKESSEVKAAEGNDEVTTLSPLNLNKSQSTEFSSHSFITNHHMQSNTAELWHWQSPLLDAKDAVTAYRIPTSKKTDSSHNPTKVLHQRGVHVSGNNMKQEGARKLTFQKNSQNQQLFTGNKSKNASRGSDLPTQPTLPMLAGTRVPIPTSPYRLF; the protein is encoded by the exons ATGTATTTCAGGTCAGGGGTGTACACGGATGACTCTTCAGGATCCTCGACG AATACAATGGATGAAAGGCTTGATgagaactcagatgatgatgatgagagtGGAATATGCCATGCAGACGAAAAATATGTTGAAGTACTTTTAAATATCAGTCAGGAAGCAAGAAGCCCATCTCACAATGTGTTTCACTTAGGTTGGGAAGATGCG ATTGAAGGATGGGGAAGGCCAACTAGGTCTGCTAGCGTTGCcactcagaaaaaaaatataaaaacaaagccaACTGATTCTGAATATCACTGTGTGCTTTGTTTAAAACCAATGCAATTTCCAGAATGTCCTGATCTGCAGAAAGTAGACTGCACTCAAGGTGAAAAGAAACGAGTGGAGAGTCCGCCAGCTAGGTGCAATTCAGCTTCTAAGaaagaaacatacagtatcaAAACAAATACAATGCAAGCTTCTCAGCCACCCAGTAAACAAGATAAAAACCAGCCTGTAGTCTGCAAGGAAAAATCCGAAGAAGCTGACTGTTGTGTTTTAAAGGAATCCCAGTATATTCGGAATGAAAGACCTGCGCAGTGTTTATCTACTAGAGACAATGTTCCCCATGAAGGTTTAGCAGCCAACAGTTTAGCTGTCTTACCACCTATAAAACAAGCTATCTCAACTGATGTAAAAAGTCCTACTACTCCTGTAAGAGAAAATGAGATAATCTTTATAGATTCTGGAAATAAGATGGGAAATGTGGACTCTGATAAAACACTCAAAGAATCTTCAGAGGTTAAAGCTGCAGAAGGCAATGATGAAGTTACAACATTATCACCCCTGAACCTCAATAAATCTCAAAGTACAGAATTTTCATCCCATTCTTTCATTACAAATCATCACATGCAGTCCAACACTGCAGAGCTGTGGCACTGGCAGTCTCCGCTACTTGATGCAAAAGATGCAGTGACTGCTTACAGGATTCCGACCTCCAAGAAGACAGACAGCTCACATAATCCTACCAAGGTGTTACATCAGCGAGGTGTGCATGTTTCTGGAAATAACATGAAACAGGAGGGGGCGAGGAAgttgacttttcaaaaaaatagtCAAAACCAGCAGTTATTCACAGGAAATAAAAGTAAGAATGCCAGTAGAGGATCAGATTTACCAACACAACCTACGCTTCCCATGCTTGCTGGTACCAGGGTTCCAATACCCACATCACCTTACAGACTTTTTTAA
- the LOC114657880 gene encoding protein phosphatase 1 regulatory subunit 3D, which translates to MDNAAAHTAVSMPPPRNCLPRNYSCMAVLFGGTVTDKKEEWESEKEEPPEAPEIQVIEERPRGRDTVFKPQSPTLRRRAKSLPAPTERAKLEISRARSPSSQKKVRFADSLGLELISVKHFCHADVPEVPRHVMARLQGETPPNHLNNLDMFFRVPRQSTFLETQFPNPCHSSDFLEQVRAMNVCLEKVETSDFCLSGVIRVVNVAFEKGVTVRYTLNNWVSFVDVVATYVQGSSEDDTDQFAFKLVIPTLIETGGTMQFAIKYCVGGSEYWDNNGGNNYKVRSHRFRMSPPKEWESAWIHFI; encoded by the coding sequence ATGGACAACGCCGCGGCGCACACAGCAGTGTCAATGCCGCCGCCGAGAAACTGCCTGCCAAGGAATTACAGCTGCATGGCCGTGTTATTTGGAGGCACGGTGACCGATAAGAAGGAAGAATGGGAATCTGAGAAGGAGGAACCACCAGAAGCTCCGGAAATTCAAGTAATTGAGGAGAGACCCCGAGGAAGAGATACCGTCTTCAAACCCCAGAGCCCCACTTTAAGACGGAGAGCCAAGTCTCTACCGGCGCCGACAGAAAGAGCTAAACTTGAAATATCAAGGGCACGGAGCCCTTCCAGCCAGAAGAAGGTACGCTTTGCAGACTCGCTGGGACTGGAGCTTATCTCGGTGAAGCATTTTTGTCACGCCGATGTCCCGGAGGTTCCTCGCCACGTCATGGCCAGGTTGCAAGGCGAAACACCGCCTAACCACCTGAATAACCTGGACATGTTTTTCCGAGTGCCCAGGCAATCTACCTTTCTGGAGACCCAGTTCCCCAATCCGTGCCACTCGTCTGATTTCCTAGAACAGGTGCGAGCCATGAACGTGTGCCTGGAGAAAGTGGAAACGAGTGACTTTTGCCTGAGTGGAGTGATCCGTGTTGTGAATGTGGCTTTCGAGAAAGGCGTCACGGTGCGCTACACCTTGAACAACTGGGTGTCCTTCGTGGACGTAGTAGCTACATACGTACAGGGCTCAAGTGAAGACGACACGGATCAATTCGCCTTCAAATTGGTCATTCCCACTTTGATTGAAACAGGGGGCACCATGCAGTTCGCCATCAAGTACTGCGTTGGGGGCAGTGAGTACTGGGACAACAACGGGGGCAATAATTACAAGGTAAGGAGCCACAGGTTCAGGATGTCGCCCCCGAAGGAATGGGAGAGTGCGTGGATTCACTTCATCTGA